The following proteins are co-located in the Xiphophorus hellerii strain 12219 chromosome 2, Xiphophorus_hellerii-4.1, whole genome shotgun sequence genome:
- the gxylt1a gene encoding glucoside xylosyltransferase 1 isoform X1 produces the protein MRKMRCYPHAYLLCTVFTFFSLLYVYSQLASTLEDRDERSGGGRISGRSSHDAGHTLRKRPGVLGLRDREWGQNRCKSLSVSYWNPYWRLPADDVCGVNCLLESPLGEKLSSATKEPKNDRSHLAVVACGARLEETLTMLKSAVLFSRKPVHIHIFAEDDLHYGFRNAMEMWPVAIRTRFTFNIYPIMFPEENASEWKKLFKPCASQRLFLPLILKQVDSLLYVDTDILFLRPVEDIWGLLSQFNVSQLAAMAPEHEEPRIGWYNRFARHPYYGKTGVNSGVMLMNMTRIREKFFKNDMTAVTLQWGEILKPLLQKYKLNITWGDQDLLNIIFHHNPESLYVFPCQWNYRPDHCIYGSNCQQAEEEGVFILHGNRGVYHNDKQPAFRAVYEAIKQYSFGEDMESSLLQPLEAALQATTHSYCGRSSHLFTKRLRESIRLV, from the exons ATGCGCAAAATGCGATGCTATCCACACGCTTATCTCCTGTGCACGGTATTTACATTCTTCTCCTTGCTGTATGTGTACAGTCAGCTTGCCTCCACCTTGGAGGACAGGGACGAGCGGTCTGGAGGAGGCAGGATATCCGGCAGGAGCAGTCATGACGCCGGGCACACTCTCAGGAAAAGACCAGGAGTGTTAGGCCTCCGGGACCGAGAGTGGGGACAGAACAG GTGTAAATCACTGTCAGTCTCTTACTGGAATCCATATTGGAGACTACCTGCTGATGATGTTTGTGGAGTGAACTGCTTATTGGAATCACCTCTTGG TGAGAAGTTGAGCTCTGCTACAAAAGAACCTAAAAATGACAGAAGTCACCTAGCCGTGGTGGCCTGCGGTGCCAGGCTGGAGGAAACTCTCACCATGCTGAAGTCTGCCGTCCTCTTCAGCAGAAAGCCTGTGCACATCCACATCTTCGCCGAAGATGATCTGCATTACGGCTTTAGAAATGCT ATGGAAATGTGGCCTGTGGCAATCCGGACAAGGTTTACATTCAACATCTATCCAATCATGTTTCCTGAGGAGAATGCAAGCGAGTGGAAAAAGCTTTTCAAGCCTTGTGCTTCTCAGAGGCTGTTTCTGCCG ctaATCTTAAAGCAGGTGGATTCTTTGCTTTATGTAGACACAGATATTCTTTTTCTGCGTCCAGTGGAAGACATCTGGGGCCTACTTTCTCAGTTTAACGTGAGCCAATTGGCTGCCATGGCACCGGAGCACGAGGAGCCTCGTATTGGCTGGTACAACCGTTTCGCTCGTCACCCTTACTACGGCAAGACGGGCGTCAACTCAGGGGTCATGCTCATGAACATGACGCGCATCAGGGAAAAATTCTTCAAG AATGACATGACAGCTGTAACGCTCCAGTGGGGGGAAATTCTGAAGCCTCTTCTTCAAAAGTATAAACTCAATATCACCTGGGGGGACCAGGATCTTCTTAACATCATATTTCATCACAACCCTG AAAGCCTGTACGTGTTTccctgccagtggaactaccGTCCCGACCACTGTATCTATGGCAGCAACTGTCAACAAGCTGAAGAAGAAGGTGTCTTTATTCTCCATGGTAACAGAGGAGTTTATCACAACGACAAGCAGCCTGCTTTCAGAGCCGTCTACGAGGCAATCAAACAG TACTCCTTTGGCGAGGACATGGAGAGCTCCCTGCTTCAGCCACTGGAAGCGGCGTTGCAGGCAACTACGCATTCCTACTGCGGCCGATCCAGCCACTTGTTTACCAAAAGGTTAAGAGAGAGCATCAGGCTTGTTTAA
- the gxylt1a gene encoding glucoside xylosyltransferase 1 isoform X2, with translation MRKMRCYPHAYLLCTVFTFFSLLYVYSQLASTLEDRDERSGGGRISGRSSHDAGHTLRKRPGVLGLRDREWGQNSEKLSSATKEPKNDRSHLAVVACGARLEETLTMLKSAVLFSRKPVHIHIFAEDDLHYGFRNAMEMWPVAIRTRFTFNIYPIMFPEENASEWKKLFKPCASQRLFLPLILKQVDSLLYVDTDILFLRPVEDIWGLLSQFNVSQLAAMAPEHEEPRIGWYNRFARHPYYGKTGVNSGVMLMNMTRIREKFFKNDMTAVTLQWGEILKPLLQKYKLNITWGDQDLLNIIFHHNPESLYVFPCQWNYRPDHCIYGSNCQQAEEEGVFILHGNRGVYHNDKQPAFRAVYEAIKQYSFGEDMESSLLQPLEAALQATTHSYCGRSSHLFTKRLRESIRLV, from the exons ATGCGCAAAATGCGATGCTATCCACACGCTTATCTCCTGTGCACGGTATTTACATTCTTCTCCTTGCTGTATGTGTACAGTCAGCTTGCCTCCACCTTGGAGGACAGGGACGAGCGGTCTGGAGGAGGCAGGATATCCGGCAGGAGCAGTCATGACGCCGGGCACACTCTCAGGAAAAGACCAGGAGTGTTAGGCCTCCGGGACCGAGAGTGGGGACAGAACAG TGAGAAGTTGAGCTCTGCTACAAAAGAACCTAAAAATGACAGAAGTCACCTAGCCGTGGTGGCCTGCGGTGCCAGGCTGGAGGAAACTCTCACCATGCTGAAGTCTGCCGTCCTCTTCAGCAGAAAGCCTGTGCACATCCACATCTTCGCCGAAGATGATCTGCATTACGGCTTTAGAAATGCT ATGGAAATGTGGCCTGTGGCAATCCGGACAAGGTTTACATTCAACATCTATCCAATCATGTTTCCTGAGGAGAATGCAAGCGAGTGGAAAAAGCTTTTCAAGCCTTGTGCTTCTCAGAGGCTGTTTCTGCCG ctaATCTTAAAGCAGGTGGATTCTTTGCTTTATGTAGACACAGATATTCTTTTTCTGCGTCCAGTGGAAGACATCTGGGGCCTACTTTCTCAGTTTAACGTGAGCCAATTGGCTGCCATGGCACCGGAGCACGAGGAGCCTCGTATTGGCTGGTACAACCGTTTCGCTCGTCACCCTTACTACGGCAAGACGGGCGTCAACTCAGGGGTCATGCTCATGAACATGACGCGCATCAGGGAAAAATTCTTCAAG AATGACATGACAGCTGTAACGCTCCAGTGGGGGGAAATTCTGAAGCCTCTTCTTCAAAAGTATAAACTCAATATCACCTGGGGGGACCAGGATCTTCTTAACATCATATTTCATCACAACCCTG AAAGCCTGTACGTGTTTccctgccagtggaactaccGTCCCGACCACTGTATCTATGGCAGCAACTGTCAACAAGCTGAAGAAGAAGGTGTCTTTATTCTCCATGGTAACAGAGGAGTTTATCACAACGACAAGCAGCCTGCTTTCAGAGCCGTCTACGAGGCAATCAAACAG TACTCCTTTGGCGAGGACATGGAGAGCTCCCTGCTTCAGCCACTGGAAGCGGCGTTGCAGGCAACTACGCATTCCTACTGCGGCCGATCCAGCCACTTGTTTACCAAAAGGTTAAGAGAGAGCATCAGGCTTGTTTAA
- the LOC116711592 gene encoding YY1-associated factor 2-like, with protein MGDKKSPTRPKRQSKPFTDDGYWDCSVCTFKNSAEAFKCLMCDVRKGTSTRKPRPVAQLVAQQVNQQFASPTHPKKEKKEKSEKDKSDRDTTLKKKNQKRMSRPRLKNVDRSSAQHLEVTVGDLTVIITDFKEKVKSTSSSVSAASADQHSQSGSSSDNTERGVSRCSSPRGETSSINGETH; from the exons ATGGGAGACAAGAAGAGTCCCACAAG GCCGAAGCGGCAGTCCAAGCCGTTCACCGACGATGGGTACTGGGACTGCAGCGTGTGCACGTTTAAGAACAGCGCCGAGGCGTTCAAGTGCTTGATGTGTGATGTCAGGAAGGGAACGTCAACCCG AAAGCCACGACCCGTTGCTCAGCTTGTTGCACAGCAAGTAAATCAACAGTTCGCATCGCCGACACATcccaaaaaagagaagaaagaaaaatccgAGAAGGACAAAAGTGACAGAGATAcaacactgaaaaagaaaaaccagaaaAGGATGAG CAGGCCCAGGTTAAAGAACGTAGACAGGAGCAGTGCCCAGCATCTGGAGGTCACGGTCGGAGACTTGACTGTAATTATCACAGACTTTAAGGAGAAAGTTAAATCCACATCTTCCTCAGTGAGCGCTGCCTCAGCAGACCAGCACAGCCAAAGTGGCTCGAGCTCCGACAACACTGAGCGAGGAGTCTCCAGATGCTCCTCGCCCCGCGGGGAGACTTCGTCGATTAACGGAGAGACTCACTAG